ATGGTCGGGGCTGAAGATGCCAAGAAGCTTCGCCTGGTCAACTATGTTTTGGAAGACAGAGCTGCCATGATGGATAAGGCCTTGGAAATTCTAGGCAAAGTCAGGCAGAAAGCTCCAATTGCTGTTGGTCTCATCATAGACAGTGTCAATGCAGTTCATACCAGTGGAGAAAACGGCTTTCAAACAGAGGCCAATTCTTTTGGAAGATGCTGTGGCACTCAGGATTTTATTGAAGGGACTCAAGCCTTCATCGAAAAGAGAAAACCCAATTTCAAAGGGGAATAATCAATTAGACCAAATATGGCAGGACTGAGGGGACTGGCTGGTGATACAGTCTGGTATGGGCTAAGTAGTATCATCGGTCGAATGATCACGTACTTTCTTACTCCACTCTATACAGGTGTTTTAGCCAAAGACATGTTTGGGGTTTATACAGAATTCTATGCTTATGTAGGCTTCTTATATGCGATTTATACTTTTGGTATGGAGACCTCCTATTTTAGGTACGCCTCCAAAACAGATGATCCCCAGTCCACTTTCAATGTTTCCCTTAGCTCCATATTGGTCGTCAGTATTTCTATTTCAGGAGCTTTGTGCTTGTTGGCTACTCCCATCACTGAACTACTGGAATACCAGGGGCAGGAACAAGTAATATATTGGCTTTCAAGCATCATCGCCATAGATGCCATCGTAGCGATTCCTTATGCCAAACTGCGAAGGGAGAAAAAACCCAGAAAGTTTGCATTCATTCGATTGTTCAATGTCAGTTTTACGGTCTTGCTCAACTTGTTTTTCTATGCATTCTGTCTTCAAATTATAGAGGGAAAATTTTTAGTCAGTCTAGCATCTTACATCTCCCCCTGGTATGACCTGGATTTTCAGGTCAAATACATTTTTCTATCCAACCTAATCGCTAATGCCTCTGTAGTTTTCTTGCTCTATCAAGAGTTCAAAGGTTTTCGCTTCTCACTCAATCGTGAAAAACTCCAACCCATGATCAAATACGCCATGCCCCTTTTGATCATGAGTTTAGCTGTGGTGACTAACGAAATGCTATCTCGCACAATACTTAAATATTGGCTACCAGAAGGGTACTATCCAGGATTGAGCAATCAAGAAGTACTTGGTATTTTTGGAGCCTGCTACAAACTTTCTGTTTTCATGTTGTTGGGTATCCAGGCCTTTAGATATGCTGCAGAACCTTTTTTCTTTTCTCATTCTGAAAACAAAAACTCTCCTCAGCTTTTCACCAAAGTTATGACTGGGTTCATCATTTTCAACTGTCTGGTTTTCTATGCTGTCTCTGTCAACTTGAAACCGATAGGTGTAGTTTTCCTTACCAATCCAGAATATCGTGAGGCCATTTTTATTGTCCCGATTCTTCTGATGGGCTACCTTTTTAGTGGCATCAATTACAACTTATCTGTTTGGTACAAACTGACAGATCAAACCAAATATGGCGCGATTATAACCAGTATAGGTGCTATCATAACTATAGCACTCAACTACTATTTGATTCCTGTCTGGGGCTATCTGGGAAGTGCCATTGCGACCTTTGCGACCTTCTTCACAATGGCCACAATCAGCTATATTTTAGGAAGAAAGTACTACCCAATCCCCTATGATCTACCTAAAGCACTAGAATATCTTGTACTATCCTCCATAGGAGTAGCCATTATATATCCACTCGAACTAGGTCACTGGTTTCTCGATTTTGTAATCAAAAACCTGACTGTCATTCTATTTATTGCGTACATCTACTTTAGGGAGAGAAAACAACTTTCGGGCATCAAAGTTTTCGGTTTCAAAATCCCATGAGTATAAAACACGTCATTAAAGCCCATTAAGGCTGCAAATATGATAGCGAAGTGCTCTTTTTCATTAGTTTTGTTTTTTGATCAATAGTTTCGAATGACTTTTTCTTTCCATAGCAAATCTTTTATTTATCTGACTCTTGTGCTGATGGTCCTGATGGCTTCAGTTAATCCTGGTCAAGCCCAGCGAAAAAACCGCAAGAAAGAAAAGTCTGTTGATCAAATCAGCGAGGAAAAAAGGACTGAGTTGGACCACTATTTTCTGGAAGGGGAGAAATACTACATTCTAAAGGACTATGGAAAAGCAATAACCTATTTTGAAAGGGTTATTGAAATCGATGAGAGCCATGCCACTGCCAACTTCAAAATCGCTCAAATCTATAGCGAAAACAATGAGATGATGGATGCACTGCCTTTTGCCCAAAAAGCAAAAGAGTTAGCACCAGAAAACAAGTATTACTATCTACTACTGGCCAATAT
This is a stretch of genomic DNA from Reichenbachiella ulvae. It encodes these proteins:
- a CDS encoding lipopolysaccharide biosynthesis protein, whose amino-acid sequence is MAGLRGLAGDTVWYGLSSIIGRMITYFLTPLYTGVLAKDMFGVYTEFYAYVGFLYAIYTFGMETSYFRYASKTDDPQSTFNVSLSSILVVSISISGALCLLATPITELLEYQGQEQVIYWLSSIIAIDAIVAIPYAKLRREKKPRKFAFIRLFNVSFTVLLNLFFYAFCLQIIEGKFLVSLASYISPWYDLDFQVKYIFLSNLIANASVVFLLYQEFKGFRFSLNREKLQPMIKYAMPLLIMSLAVVTNEMLSRTILKYWLPEGYYPGLSNQEVLGIFGACYKLSVFMLLGIQAFRYAAEPFFFSHSENKNSPQLFTKVMTGFIIFNCLVFYAVSVNLKPIGVVFLTNPEYREAIFIVPILLMGYLFSGINYNLSVWYKLTDQTKYGAIITSIGAIITIALNYYLIPVWGYLGSAIATFATFFTMATISYILGRKYYPIPYDLPKALEYLVLSSIGVAIIYPLELGHWFLDFVIKNLTVILFIAYIYFRERKQLSGIKVFGFKIP